One window of the Mytilus galloprovincialis chromosome 14, xbMytGall1.hap1.1, whole genome shotgun sequence genome contains the following:
- the LOC143059368 gene encoding uncharacterized protein LOC143059368 encodes MVCISDDLKYDASSVHAYMSTVNKYLSQKIPINHQVQFTDGCSAQYKSREPFMDLSCGLEDYDFSVERNFFGSRHGKGPCDGLGAVIKQAARRAVERREVTITNAKDMYDHCSQSLTLKKGKDEECCHKLRTFFIVSNIKRNRSRNPSKALPGTRKVHCVKGVQYGQVAVRNLSCFCLNCIRGSGKCENHKIITQSFKKHVLEQRKESKNRQGSTHKSSIKHNTPFKKTNVRRNARKNTVGPKDKVTKITNSPLDDGETVTIDDHEITTKPVTKTARRNIRRKKTARHNDKNTKTINGTFQEEEIVIIDGHEGQAITNHKSVDVDCLNREKHFEILLKGLCACSNFDQLSALCVQAKEEIARHKIEGKLSDIYIMQGFDVDQISFDIAPGDLPGPVKIPLKTNADENCLPVGVCLHLEARSDDDVHVSKSDDDVPVSQSDDDVPVSKSDDDVPVSKSDLSVSQPNYGDDHSYVNSKINGDVPVSQSDDLHVSQTDGDVLSSQSDDVHVSQTDGDVPVSKSDDDVPVSQSVGDVPVIQSDGDVPVSQSDGDVLISQSDDVHVSQTDGDVPVSQSDGDVLISQSDDVHVTQTDGDVPVSESDDDVPVSQSDDNILVSKSDDDVPVNGDVPVSQSDGDVHISQSDDVHVSQSDGDVPVSQADGDVPVSQSDDVHVSQTDGDVPVSKSDDDVPVSQSDDNILISKSDDNVPASKSDVSVSQPDYGDDHSDVNSRSDDDVQDSQSKCDVPVSQSDGNFPVGQSDDDVPVSQADGDVPVSQSDDVHVSQTYGDFPVSQSDDVLVNQSDGDVPAIQPDGDVPISQLDGNVPFGQSDGDVPVSQSDGDVPVNQTDDVTVSQTYGDFPISHQTDGAVPISQLDGDVPVSQSDGDVTVSQADDVLVSQSDGDVLVSQTDGDGPISQSDSDFHVGQSDGGVPVSRADGDVPVSQADGDVPVSQTAGDVPINQSDGDVPVGQSDGDVPVSQADDVLVSQSDGDVPVSQTDDVLVSQTDDVLVSQTDGDVLVSQRDGDVPDVNRLTIGLTYVIINITRHERRGGYQKRYCTASLKMTSIKRLIHLLLCQKAEDLLFMYLKRWIIDDVGDDVGDEKVLNFLNVCNKIYCVNLKIYCYECEIFQQK; translated from the exons ATGGTTTGCATTTCGGATGATCTCAAATATGATGCCAGTAGTGTGCATGCTTACATGTCAACTGTAAACAAGTATTTATCACAGAAAATACCAATTAATCATCAAGTTCAATTTACTGATGGTTGCAGTGCACAATATAAGTCCCGTGAACCGTTCATGGATTTGTCTTGTGGTTTGGAAGATTACGATTTTTCAGTTGAACGCAATTTCTTTGGATCTCGTCATGGCAAGGGTCCATGTGACGGTTTAGGGGCTGTCATTAAGCAAGCTGCAAGAAGGGCAGTGGAAAGAAGGGAAGTAACAATAACAAACGCCAAAGACATGTATGACCACTGTAGCCAATCACTGACACTGAAGAAAGGCAAAGACGAGGAGTGCTGTCATAAACTCAGAACTTTCTTTATTGTATCAAACATCAAGAGAAATAGATCAAGAAATCCTAGTAAAGCATTACCTGGTACGAGAAAGGTCCATTGCGTTAAAGGTGTCCAGTATGGACAAGTTGCTGTGAGAAATCTCTCATGTTTTTGCTTAAACTGCATTAGAGGCTCCGGAAAGTGTGAGAACCATAAAATCATCACTCAGTCATTCAAGAAACATGTCCTAGAGCAGAGGAAAGAGTCTAAAAACAGACAAGGTTCGACACACAAATCAAGTATTAAGCATAATACACCATTCAAGAAAACAAATGTTAGGAGAAATGCTAGGAAAAACACAGTTGGACCAAAAGACAAAgttacaaaaataacaaatagcCCTTTGGATGATGGAGAAACAGTGACTATTGATGACCATGAAATCACCACAAAGCCTGTCACAAAAACTGCAAGAAGAAATATCAGGAGGAAAAAAACAGCTAGacataatgacaaaaatacaaaaacaataaatggcaCTTTCCAAGAGGAAGAAATAGTTATTATTGATGGCCATGAAGGTCAAGCTATCACCAATCATAAATCAGTGGATGTCGATTGCTTGAACAGAGAGAAACACTTTGAAATACTGTTAAAAGGGCTCTGTGCATGCAGTAATTTCGACCAACTATCTGCACTGTGTGTACAGGCCAAAGAGGAAATTGCAAGACACAAAATAGAAGGCAAACTATCAGACATTTACATTATGCAGGGTTTTGATGTCGATCAGATTTCATTTGACATTGCCCCGGGTGATCTACCTGGACCAGTAAAAATTCCTCTAAAAACAAATGCAGATGAGAATTGTCTCCCAGTGGGAGTCTGTTTGCATTTAGAAGCGAGA TCAGATGATGATGTCCATGTCAGCAAGTCAGATGATGATGTCCCTGTCAGCCAGTCAGATGATGATGTCCCTGTCAGCAAGTCAGATGATGATGTCCCTGTCAGCAAGTCAGATTTGTCTGTTAGCCAGCCAAATTATGGTGATGATCACTCCTATGTAAATAG CAAGATAAatggtgatgtccctgtcagccaATCAGATGATCTTCATGTCAGCCAGACAGATGGTGATGTACTTAGCAGCCAATCAGATGATGTCCATGTCAGCCAgacagatggtgatgtccctgtaAGCAAGTCAGATGATGATGTCCCTGTCAGTCAGTCAGTTGGTGATGTACCTGTCATCCAATCAGATGGCGATGTCCCTGTCAGTCAGTCAGATGGTGATGTACTTATCAGCCAATCAGATGATGTCCATGTCAGCCAgacagatggtgatgtccctgtcagTCAGTCAGATGGCGATGTACTTATCAGCCAATCAGATGATGTCCATGTCACCCAgacagatggtgatgtccctgtcagcGAGTCAGATGATGATGTCCCTGTAAGTCAGTCAGATGATAATATCCTTGTCAGCAAGTCAGATGATGATGTCCCTGTCA ATGGCGATGTCCCTGTCAGTCAGTCAGATGGTGATGTACATATCAGCCAATCAGATGATGTCCATGTCAgccagtcagatggtgatgtccctgtcagccaGGCAGATGGTGATGTACCTGTCAGTCAATCAGATGATGTCCATGTCAGCCAgacagatggtgatgtccctgtcagcAAGTCAGATGATGATGTCCCTGTAAGTCAGTCAGATGATAATATCCTTATCAGCAAATCAGATGATAATGTCCCTGCCAGCAAGTCAGATGTGTCTGTTAGCCAGCCAGATTATGGTGATGATCACTCTGATGTAAATAG CCGGTCAGATGATGATGTCCAGGACAGCCAGTCAAAATGTGATGTCCCTGTCAGTCAGTCGGATGGTAATTTCCCTGTGGGCCAGTCAGATGATGATGTCCCTGTCAGCCAGgcagatggtgatgtccctgtcagccaATCAGATGATGTTCATGTCAGCCAGACATATGGTGATTTCCCTGTAAGCCAGTCAGATGATGTCCTTGTCAAccagtcagatggtgatgtccctgcCATCCAGCCAGATGGTGATGTCCCTATCAGTCAGTTGGATGGTAATGTCCCTTTCGGCCAGTCAGATGGGGATGTCCCTGTCAgccagtcagatggtgatgtccctgtcaACCAGACAGATGATGTCACTGTCAGCCAGACATATGGTGATTTCCCCATAAGCCA ccaGACAGATGGTGCTGTCCCTATCAGTCAGTTGgatggtgatgtccctgtcagccagtcagatggtgatgtcACTGTCAGCCAGGCAGATGATGTCCTTGTCAgccagtcagatggtgatgtccTTGTCAGCCAGACAGATGGTGATGGGCCTATCAGTCAGTCGGATAGTGATTTCCATGTCGGCCAGTCTGATGGTGGTGTCCCTGTCAGCAGGgcagatggtgatgtccctgtcagccaggcagatggtgatgttcctgtcAGCCAGACAGCTGGTGATGTCCCTATCAATCAGTCggatggtgatgttcctgtcggccagtcagatggtgatgtccctgtcagccaGGCAGATGATGTCCTTGTCAgccagtcagatggtgatgtccctgtcagccaGACAGACGATGTCCTTGTCAGTCAGACAGACGATGTCCTTGTCAGTCAGACAGATGGTGATGTCCTTGTCAGCCAGAGAGATGGTGATGTCCCTGATGTAAACAG GTTGACCATTGGCCTTACATACGTTATTATAAACATCACAAGACATGAAAGAAGGGGTGGATACCAAAAGAGGTATTGCACAGCATCCCTGAAGATGACGTCCATAAAAAGATTAATCCACCTGTTGTTGTGCCAGAAGGCAGAAGAtcttttgtttatgtatttgAAG agaTGGATAATTGACGATGTTGGAGACGATGTTGGAGACGagaaagttttgaattttttgaatgtTTGCAATAAAATTTATTGTGTAAAccttaaaatatattgttatgaaTGTGAGATTTTCCAGCAGAAATAA